A region of Daphnia carinata strain CSIRO-1 chromosome 10, CSIRO_AGI_Dcar_HiC_V3, whole genome shotgun sequence DNA encodes the following proteins:
- the LOC130700092 gene encoding U2 small nuclear ribonucleoprotein A'-like: protein MVKLTAEVIHLSHQYTNAIKERELDLRGYKIPVIENLGATLDQFDTIDFSDNDIRKLDGFPLLRRIKSLLLNNNRILRIAEGLGEVIPNLETLVLTNNHLQELGDLDPLAEFSKLTYLSLLSNPVANKQHYRSYVINKLPSLRVLDFRKVKLKEREAARDLFKSKKGKVLAKEIAQKSKFLSAEMGNKAPIGGASAEEARAIREAVANASTLEEVERLNQMLRAGVVPGKATKSPSKNGNANGEDMEEEEDEPMEN from the exons ATGGTAAAGCTGACAGCTGAGGTGATTCACTTGAGCCACCAGTATACAAATGCCATCAAAGAACGAGAACTAGACCTGAGAG GTTATAAGATTCCAGTAATTGAGAACCTTGGAGCCACTTTA gATCAGTTTGATACAATAGATTTCTCTGACAATGATATTAGGAAGCTGGATGGATTTCCGTTGCTGAGGCGCATCAAAAGCCTCCTTCTTAACAATAATAGAATCTT GCGTATTGCAGAAGGATTAGGTGAAGTCATTCCAAACCTTGAAACCTTAGTCCTGACAAACAATCATTTACAAGAATTGGGGGACCTAGATCCACTGGCagaattttctaaattaaCCTATCTGAGTCTATTAAGCAACCCTGTAGCCAACAAGCAACATTATCGTTCTTATGTGATAAACAAGTTGCCAAGTCTTAGAGTCTTGGATTTCCGTAAAGTAAAACTAAAG GAAAGAGAAGCAGCGCGAGATTTATTTAAAtcgaagaaaggaaaagtattggcaaaagaaattgcaCAGAAAAGCAAATTTCTTTCGGCTGAAATGGGAAATAAAGCTCCGATAG GAGGAGCGTCTGCAGAAGAAGCTCGTGCCATCCGAGAAGCTGTCGCTAACGCGTCTACCTTGGAAGAAGTTGAACGCCTCAATCAAATGTTGAGAGCGGGTGTCGTACCTGGAAAAGCCACGAAAAGTCCCAGCAAAAACGGAAATGCAaatg GGGAAGACatggaggaagaggaagatgaACCCATGGAGAACTGA
- the LOC130700338 gene encoding lariat debranching enzyme B-like → MIIAIEGCAHGELDQIYRSVENLSRQRNVKVDLLICCGDFQAVRNESDLQCMAVPDKFRHICTFYRYYSGELIAPILTIFIGGNHEASNYLQELAYGGWVAPNIYYLGYAGVVRFGGIRIAGISGIFKGHDYLKGHFERPPYTNSTMRSAYHVRSLEVFRLKQIKEGIDIFISHDWPRGIYNYADTRELLHWKPFFRDEIANNILGSQAGESLLHELKPKHWFAAHLHCRFAATVQHNETQSTNFLALDKCLPRRQYLELIEVPHDSNQSLELCYDPHWLAILRSTNHLLSVRPTTQYMPSGGPGSTERWEFYPSQEEIEEIKTIFNNDYKIPSNFVQTAEPFKPRPNYNRNARQAEAQLNPQTTDFCEKLGIDDPLEKLIGKPIILSAPVINPDEIALEDDDEEEQLGDQPEEQACHENNDVFFVDTKPQKRSKMSLPQPQNETLDEEPLLKEKEEVTETTTLNKSNMSLNENRRWVNHYAGPDTSISVICDQFSKYEGGKVELTKDDQSGVAVIKINHPERRNALSGSMMVNLWNAVNELEEWKSGKGIILHSVGETFCSGGDLNTVRQISNPDEGYKMSTLMHNTLTRLHQLPLISVALIQGKALGGGAELATACDFRLFTEKGEIGFVQGRMGVVTGWGGGTRLVQLLGQHRALELLLTSRQIAAPEAVALGLANGITKSNELTEAVEEAKQWLQPKLCHAPQIVHALKYIVATARAVPYEESLLNERQVFAMLWGGDANKKALEQNIKHK, encoded by the exons ATGATTATTGCTATTGAAGGATGTGCCCATGGTGAACTCGATCAAATTTACCGTTCAGTAGAAAATTTGTCAAGGCAAAGAAACGTTAAAGTTGATTTACTAATATGTTGCGGAGATTTTCAAGCCGTTCGAAACGAAAGCGATTTACAATGTATGGCGGTACCGGATAAGTTCCGTCACATCTGTACATTCTATAG GTACTATAGTGGTGAACTGATAGCTCCCATTTTAACCATCTTCATTGGTGGAAATCATGAAGCATCAAATTATTTGCAAGAATTAGCATATGGTGGATGGGTTGCCCCAAATATATACTATCTTGGCTATGCCGGAGTAGTAAGATTTGGTGGTATTAGAATAGCTGGTATATCTGGAATTTTTAAAGGGCATGATTACTTGAAAGGTCATTTTGAAAGACCCCCCTATACCAACAGCACCATGAGATCAGCCTATCATGTCCGTAGCCTTGAAGTATTTCGACTAAAACAG ataaaagaaggaatagacattttcatttcacaTGATTGGCCCCGTGGCATCTATAATTATGCTGACACAAGGGAACTTCTGCACTGGAAGCCATTCTTTCG tgaTGAAATCGCCAACAACATTTTAGGAAGCCAGGCTGGCGAAAGTTTGCTTCATGAGCTTAAACCAAAACATTGGTTTGCAGCTCACCTTCACTGTAGGTTTGCAGCAACAGTGCAACATAATGAAACACAATCAACCAATTTCCTAGCTCTCGACAAATGTCTCCCCAGGCGTCAGTATCTTGAA ttaataGAAGTACCACATGATTCAAACCAAAGTTTGGAACTGTGTTATGATCCGCATTGGTTGGCAATTCTTCGATCGACAAACCATTTGCTAAGTGTTCGCCCTACTACCCAATATATGCCTAGCGGAGGTCCTGGTTCTACAGAGAG ATGGGAGTTTTACCCAAGCCaagaagaaatagaagaaatcaAAACGATCTTTAACAACGATTACAAAATTCCGTCAAATTTTGTGCAGACAGCGGAGCCATTCAAACCAAGACCCAACTACAACAGGAATGCACGACAGGCTGAAGCACAGTTGAATCCCCAAACAACAGATTTTTGCGAAAAACTTGGCATCGACGATCCGTTGGAAAAGTTAATTGGGAAACCCATTATTCTTTCCGCACCTGTCATTAACCCAGACGAAATAGCACtagaagatgatgatgaagaagaacagCTTGGTGATCAGCCTGAAGAGCAAGCATGCCATGAAAACAACGATGTCTTCTTTGTTGACACCAAAccacagaaaagaagtaaaatgAGTTTACCACAACCTCAGAATGAAACGCTCGATGAGGAGCCTTTACTcaaggaaaaggaagaagtgACTGAAACGACAACTTTAAACAAATCAA ACATgagtttaaatgaaaataggcGATGGGTGAATCATTACGCAGGCCCAGATACTTCCATCAGTGTGATTTGTGATCAGTTTTCAAAATATGAAGGAGGAAAAGTAGAATTGACTAAAGATGATCAGAGTGGAGTTGCTGTTATCAAAATCAATCATCCAGAAAGACGCAATGCTCTTAGTG GTAGTATGATGGTTAACCTCTGGAATGCTGTGAATGAATTAGAGGAATGGAAAAGTGGCAAAGGAATAATTTTGCATTCAGTTGGAGAAACATTTTGTTCTGGGGGAGATTTAAATACCGTTCGCCAAATTTCCAATCCCGACGAAGGGTACAAAATGTCCACGTTAATGCACAATACTCTTACACGCCTTCATCAACTGCCTTTAATATCGGTGGCCCTGATTCAAGGCAAAGCTCTCGGTGGGGGAGCAGAACTAGCAACAGCTTGTGACTTTCGCTTATTCACAGAAAAAGGCGAAATCGGTTTTGTTCAAGGTCGAATGGGTGTCGTCACTGGATGGGGAGGTGGTACTCGCTTAGTCCAACTGTTGGGTCAGCATCGAGCACTTGAACTGCTTCTTACCTCACGTCAAATAGCTGCACCGGAAGCAGTAGCCTTGGGTCTCGCCAATGGCATCACAAAGTCAAACGAATTAACCGAAGCTGTAGAAGAGGCAAAACAGTGGTTGCAGCCCAAACTTTGTCACGCACCACAAATCGTACACGCATTGAAATACATCGTAGCCACAGCTCGTGCAGTGCCTTATGAAGAGTCACTACTAAACGAGCGACAAGTTTTCGCAATGCTGTGGGGCGGGGATGCGAACAAGAAAGCTTTAGAACAGAATATCAAACACAAATAA
- the LOC130700326 gene encoding vinculin-like, with translation MPVFHTKTIESILEPVASQVERLVILHEEAEDGNAMPDLERPVHAVSVAVTNLVKVGKETIHSSDDAILKQDMPASLHRVEGAARLLEEASSMLKADPYSGPARKKLIEGSRGILQGTSSLLLCFDESEVRKIIRECKKVLDYLAVAEVIESMEDLVQFVKDLSPCLTRVSREVDARQKELTHQVHRDILIRCLEQVKTLAPILICSMKIFIQIVSQGGKGNEEAAENRNYLAGRMTDEINEIIRVLQLTTYDEDEWDADQLTAMKRACNALESKMQAAIDWLEDPHARGGGIGEKSIRQIIELAEKVAEHSLPDDQKALRKLCSELTSLTDALVELRGEGQGATPQAEGLARSIRHKLGELNTLVQTAVQNAEKYGVQQPAHTVAGRLEQARRWLANPSVDDRGLGQQAIALIVEEGRKVAQGLQGEQRAEILALCNQVDSLSRQLGDLCRSGQGNSPQAQAVAKLLSQKLDELKDKIQGALVDRVVEDFIDITTPLKQFTDAVLAPEGTPNREENFKDKAGALKGFSARAAQTARMVAAGGSNGNKKLSEALNTSAGQVESLTPQLVNAGRIRMTYPANKAADEHFENLRRQYADAIARTRQLCDEAIDSAAFIQQSEELMRRCTAECEDAIGRQEPQRLVDGTSHIARLANRVLMVAKQEADNSEDPTFIGNVTGAANLLQANVTPMVQDAKSVATNMRDQGSINQWRDSNKKLLESVGKVRKAVAGPDPIPPPPDVSSLNLNAPPRPPLPGGEHPPPRPPPPETDDEDEMFRHAPQGDQPILMAAHGLHQEVMQWSSRDNEIIAAAKRMALLMGRLSQLVRGEGGSKRDLIACAKAIAEASEEVTRLAKELARECTDKRMRTALLQVCERIPTIGTQLKILSTVKATMLGAQGTEEDQEATDMLVGNAQNLMQSVKETVRAAEAASIKLRTDAGIRMHWIRRNPWYQ, from the exons ATGCCCGTTTTTCACACGAAGACCATCGAGAGTATTCTCGAGCCAGTGGCCTCTCAG GTTGAACGACTTGTTATCCTACATGAAGAGGCCGAAGATGGCAACGCCATGCCAGATTTGGAGCGGCCTGTGCACGCCGTCTCGGTCGCCGTCACCAATCTCGTTAAG GTTGGCAAGGAGACCATCCACAGCAGCGATGACGCCATCCTTAAGCAGGATATGCCAGCGTCGCTGCACCGCGTGGAAGGCGCCGCCAGATTGTTGGAGGAAGCGTCCTCTATGCTGAAGGCCGATCCTTATTCGGGACCCGCACG GAAGAAGCTGATTGAAGGATCTCGCGGAATCCTCCAAGGCACGTCGTCGCTTTTGCTCTGCTTCGACGAGTCTGAAGTTCGCAAAATCATCCGAGAATGCAAAAAGGTATTGGATTACCTGGCCGTGGCTGAAGTCATTGAGAGCATGGAGGACTTGGTCCAATTTGTCAAAGATTTGAGTCCGTGCCTCACTCGCGTGTCACGCGAAGTGGATGCCCGTCAAAAGGAACTGACGCACCAAGTCCATCGTGACATCCTGATTCGCTGCTTGGAACAGGTGAAAACCTTGGCTCCGATTCTAATCTGCTCCATGAAGATTTTCATTCAGATTGTCTCTCAAG GTGGCAAAGGTAATGAAGAGGCAGCCGAGAACCGTAATTACTTGGCCGGTCGCATGACGGATGAAATCAATGAAATTATCCGAGTTCTCCAACTGACAACTTACGATGAAGACGAATGGGACGCTGATCAGTTGACGGCCATGAAACGAGCTTGCAACGCTTTGGAAAGCAAAATGCAGGCCGCCATTGACTGGCTGGAGGATCCTCATGCTCGTGGTGGCGGAATCGGCGAGAAATCTATTCGCCAGATCATCGAATTGGCCGAAAAAGTGGCTGAGCACTCTCTTCCTGACGATCAAAAAGCCTTACGCAAGCTTTGCTCCGAGTTGACGTCATTAACTGACGCTCTGGTTGAATTGCGTGGTGAGGGACAAGGTGCCACTCCTCAGGCGGAAGGCTTAGCCCGAAGCATCCGCCACAAACTGGGAGAATTGAACACTTTGGTCCAAACGGCTGTACAGAATGCCGAAAAGTACGGAGTCCAGCAGCCAGCTCACACCGTGGCTGGACGATTGGAACAAGCCCGCCGCTGGTTGGCCAATCCAAGCGTAGACGATCGCGGTTTAGGACAGCAGGCGATCGCTTTGATTGTCGAAGAAGGCAGAAAG GTTGCCCAAGGACTGCAAGGTGAACAACGTGCAGAAATTCTGGCCCTCTGTAATCAAGTTGATTCGCTGTCTCGTCAACTTGGGGACCTGTGCCGTTCTGGACAAGGCAATTCGCCGCAAGCTCAAGCGGTTGCTaa GTTGTTATCGCAAAAATTGGACGAACTCAAAGATAAGATTCAAGGAGCTTTGGTCGATCGCGTAGTTGAAGATTTTATTGATATCACAACACCATTGAAACAGTTTACCGATGCAGTATTGGCTCCGGAAG GAACTCCAAATCGCGAGGAGAATTTCAAAGACAAGGCTGGAGCATTGAAGGGATTTTCCGCACGTGCTGCGCAAACGGCTCGCATGGTTGCTGCTGGTGGTAGCAATGGTAACAAAAAACTATCAGAGGCTTTGAACACCTCGGCCGGTCAGGTGGAAAGTCTAACACCGCAACTGGTTAACGCTGGTCGAATCCGGATGACCTATCCGGCAAATAAGGCTGCCGATGAGCATTTTGAGAACTTGCGCCGTCAGTACGCCGATGCTATCGCCCGCACTCGCCAGCTGTGCGACGAAGCTATTGATTCGGCCGCCTTTATCCAGCAGTCGGAAGAATTGATGCGCCGTTGTACGGCAGAGTGCGAAGATGCTATTGGCCGTCAGGAACCGCAGAGGTTAGTCGACGGTACGTCGCACATTGCCCGTCTGGCCAACCGCGTGCTTATGGTGGCCAAGCAAGAGGCAGACAACTCTGAGGACCCGACGTTCATCGGCAACGTGACTGGAGCTGCCAACCTCTTACAAGCCA ATGTCACCCCAATGGTTCAGGATGCCAAATCTGTGGCAACTAACATGAGAGATCAAGGTTCAATCAATCAGTGGCGCGATTCGAACAAGAAATTATTGGAATCGGTTGGCAAAGTACGCAAGGCCGTTGCAGGACCTGATCCCATCCCGCCGCCTCCGGATGTGTCCTCACTCAACCTGA ACGCACCACCCCGTCCGCCGCTGCCAGGAGGCGAACATCCTCCACCAAGGCCTCCTCCTCCAGAGACGGACGACGAGGACGAAATGTTCCGACACGCTCCGCAAGGAGACCAGCCCATCTTG ATGGCTGCTCATGGATTGCATCAAGAAGTTATGCAATGGTCTTCCAGAGATAACGAGATCATTGCCGCCGCAAAAAGGATGGCTCTTTTAATGGGCCGTTTGTCTCAACTTGTTCGTGGAGAAGGCGGCAGCAAACGTGATTTGATTGCTTGCGCCAAGGCCATCGCAGAAGCGTCAGAGGAAGTGACAAGACTGGCCAAGGAATTAGCCCGAGAATGCACAGACAAGCGAATGCGCACT GCATTACTTCAAGTCTGCGAGCGTATCCCGACCATTGGCACTCAGCTCAAGATCCTTTCGACTGTCAAGGCAACTATGCTGGGAGCCCAGGGAACGGAAGAGGACCAAGAGGCCACCGACATGCTGGTTGGCAACGCTCAAAACTTGATGCAGTCAGTCAAGGAGACGGTGCGCGCTGCTGAGGCTGCTTCGATCAAGTTGCGCACAGACGCCGGCATCCGCATGCACTGGATCCGGCGCAATCCTTGGTATCAATAG
- the LOC130699817 gene encoding lachesin-like, whose product MALLLSVHQLILFFFFSIPIAVSDASTALAAQHTALPRVSFAEPVSNVTVAVGRDAALSCVVDNLGSHRVAWVHLDRQMILTIHRQVVARIGRFSVSYDHQRTWHLHIRGVQPEDAGRYMCQVNSEPMISQVGHVHVVVPPSVIDEDSSPSQLSVRENVRISLLCRGRGVPSPRVNWKREDGRALIEGKTVNHQTETGSTKRGDLAGRLIIAQEGEELIFPKISRTDSGAYLCIASNGVPPSVSKRIILDVEFEPMMFVPHQLLGSPLGGSLILECLTEAHPRPITFWTRTDANNVNGIMLLPSKRLRIDTLHVGYQTQMKLHIHQVEPQDIGHYKCVSKNSLGEAEGSIRVYEMLSTPPPSKQIDGRLISVTTSTLSPAGAIPSAVNDVDRRSGSNGSSDEFIESNGKGKTTHESVLGDQTITYEKNAAKKHNGVVNSRSNGSPSTSTQWLMPSLLICILCSSFSIMFR is encoded by the exons CATTGGCAGCCCAGCACACAGCACTGCCACGAGTTTCGTTCGCTGAACCAGTTTCGAACGTCACGGTGGCTGTTGGACGGGACGCTGCGCTCAGTTGCGTCGTTGATAATTTGGGAAGCCATCGG GTGGCATGGGTGCATCTTGACCGACAAATGATCCTGACGATCCATCGCCAAGTTGTGGCTCGTATTGGTCGCTTTAGCGTTTCGTACGATCATCAGCGCACCTGGCATTTACACATCCGCGGCGTCCAGCCAGAAGACGCCGGCCGTTACATGTGCCAGGTTAATTCGGAGCCTATGATCAGCCAAGTGGGCCACGTTCACGTTGTCG TTCCGCCATCGGTGATTGATGAGGATAGTTCACCGTCGCAACTGTCAGTCAGAGAGAACGTCCGCATTTCGCTGCTCTGTCGTGGCCGTGGCGTGCCTTCACCAAGAGTCAATTGGAAACGAGAAGATGGTCGGGCTCTCATCGAAGGCAAAACGGTTAATCATCAAACTGAAACCGGGTCGACTAAACGTGGag ATTTAGCTGGCCGCTTGATCATCGCACAGGAAGGCGAAGAGTTGATCTTCCCCAAAATTAGCCGGACCGATTCTGGAGCCTATTTGTGCATCGCCAGCAACGGCGTGCCACCAAGCGTCAGCAAACGCATAATCCTCGATGTTGAAT TTGAACCGATGATGTTCGTACCCCATCAACTACTCGGCTCACCTCTCGGTGGCTCGCTCATACTCGAGTGTCTAACAGAGGCTCACCCGCGACCCATCACCTTTTGGACTCGCACGGATGCCAATAACGTCAACGGTATCATGCTGCTGCCATCCAAACGGCTCAGGATCGACACTTTACACGTCGGCTACCAGACCCAGATGAAACTGCACATTCACCAGGTAGAGCCGCAAGATATCGGTCATTACAAATGCGTCTCTAAGAACTCGCTGGGCGAAGCTGAGGGATCCATTCGAGTTTACG AAATGCTGTCAACTCCACCGCCATCCAAACAAATTGATGGACGACTGATATCAGTGACGACGTCGACCCTCTCCCCAG CTGGAGCGATCCCATCGGCGGTGAACGACGTGGATCGACGATCTGGAAGCAATGGTAGCTCAGATGAATTCATCGAGAGTAACGGGAAAGGAAAAACGACGCATGAAAGTGTTCTAGGTGACCAAACGATTACATACGAGAAGAATGCCGCTAAAAAGCATAACGGTGTCGTCAATTCCCGATCAAACG GTTCTCCAAGTACCTCAACTCAGTGGTTGATGCCGTCGCTGCTTATCTGTATCTTGTGTTCTTCATTTTCCATTATGTTTAGATGA